TAAAGATTCTGAACTCAAAAACTGATTTAATATTTCAACATGAAGTTGCAGATGGTAGTAATATATTTATTGATGAAATAGACAGATTCAATGCACATTTCCTATATGCATTATTGAATCTAATTATTGAAGAACGCATTAAATTAATTGGTTATACTTTAACCCCTACGAACAAGTCGGTAATCCTATTAGATAATTATAAAGGGAAGGAGTATATTCAATTAGAATATCGTGTATTAGTACCTCATACTGAAGACATTTATTATTATAAAGATGTTTTAAACCCAGCAATACTTGGACTTGCAGAAGAAGATGAAATTATGAGATTGGAAGCTAAGTTCCCAAATAGATATAGTAGAACTTTTACAGAAGATGATATTGGAAGATTTCACCTAAGTAGCGATATCTATCAGAAAAAGTTGATTTCGAAGTAGTATTTTATACTAAACTTTTGATTTGACATATACGTATATAATACGTATACTAATGATAGTCAAAGGAGGTTACAAAATGTGAAAAGACGAGAGTTAATAAAAAAATTGCAGAAGAATAATTGGTATCTATATCGTAATGGTGGGAATCATGATATCTGGACAAATGGTAAGGATAAAGAGACGATTCCGAGACACCCAGATATTAATGAACGTTTAGCGAAAATTATTATTAAACGTAATAACCTTAAGTAATAGATTTAAATATATAGAAAGGAGTTTTTATAATGGGAAATATTAGAATATACCCAGTAATTATCACAAAAAATGATAATGATACGGTTCCATATTTTGTTGAGATTCCTGCGCTTGACGGCTACACACAAGGTACAGATATTCCAGATGCAATTACTAACGCTCGTGACTATATAGGACTAGTTTTAATGGATAAATTAGATAGTAAAGAACCACTGCCAAGATCAATATTTAAAACACCAAAGATTAAAGATGCTATTGTTAATCTTATAGATGTAGATGTCGATAAATATAAGAAAGAACATGATATGAAAAAAGTTAAGAAAACAGTTATGATTCCAAATTATTTAAATGAAAAAGGTAATGAAGCTGGTTTGAATTTTTCTGAATTATTAACTAAAGCAGTAGAAAAAGCAGTAAAGGCATAAGAAAGAGGTAATAGTTATCGTGGAAAAAACAAACGAGAATCCAACGGTTGCAGTTCTCTATTCATATGATGACGATCAACATCGTGAATGGGTAGAGGAATTGGTAAATAAATTAAAAGAGAATAAAGTATATGTAAATTACGATCATGACAAACTTAATCTTGGAGATGATATTAATCAATTCATGGAATTACTTGTTTCTAATTCCGATATACTTTTACCTATATGCACAAAAAAATACAAATCACACATTGATCAAAGAGAAAATGGTAGCGGGTATGAGGGCAGAATGTTGGCGCAAGTTATTAAAGACAAAACTCATAAAGTAATACCAATATATAAAGATGAATATGCTAACGACAAAACTCCTAATTGTTTAATGGGTATTAATGGTGTAATTCTAAATGATCAATTTAATGATAAACATTTTGGTGATTTACTAAAAAATATATTAGACTTAAAAATAGAAAAGAAAGTTATAACAAAAGATCCTAGAGAAACCATTGCCGAGTTGATGAATGTTGATATCAAAGAAGTCAAAAGTAAACAGGAGTTGAATCTTGTTAATGTGAAGATACTAGGGATTGTAACAGAAAAAGTTACACAACCCACATTGGATGGAAGCAGGGGTTCGGCTCTATATGATATTCCGTTTAAGTTGAATACTCAACCCCCACG
The sequence above is drawn from the Liquorilactobacillus hordei DSM 19519 genome and encodes:
- a CDS encoding ATP-binding protein; translated protein: MVTLGDILQDTEMIIGDRGSGKTSTLIRKVINYSKTHGGIIVLTHSNIALNSFNNEFRKALGKYQNNRIGKDGIKILNSKTDLIFQHEVADGSNIFIDEIDRFNAHFLYALLNLIIEERIKLIGYTLTPTNKSVILLDNYKGKEYIQLEYRVLVPHTEDIYYYKDVLNPAILGLAEEDEIMRLEAKFPNRYSRTFTEDDIGRFHLSSDIYQKKLISK
- a CDS encoding type II toxin-antitoxin system HicA family toxin, with the protein product MKRRELIKKLQKNNWYLYRNGGNHDIWTNGKDKETIPRHPDINERLAKIIIKRNNLK
- a CDS encoding type II toxin-antitoxin system HicB family antitoxin yields the protein MGNIRIYPVIITKNDNDTVPYFVEIPALDGYTQGTDIPDAITNARDYIGLVLMDKLDSKEPLPRSIFKTPKIKDAIVNLIDVDVDKYKKEHDMKKVKKTVMIPNYLNEKGNEAGLNFSELLTKAVEKAVKA
- a CDS encoding toll/interleukin-1 receptor domain-containing protein; this encodes MEKTNENPTVAVLYSYDDDQHREWVEELVNKLKENKVYVNYDHDKLNLGDDINQFMELLVSNSDILLPICTKKYKSHIDQRENGSGYEGRMLAQVIKDKTHKVIPIYKDEYANDKTPNCLMGINGVILNDQFNDKHFGDLLKNILDLKIEKKVITKDPRETIAELMNVDIKEVKSKQELNLVNVKILGIVTEKVTQPTLDGSRGSALYDIPFKLNTQPPRDWDKFFIYCWRNPSSFTTMHRPSIASVSFDEIWLKGTTMDEVAEYHRDTLISSVNAANKMYNDRIIEEEKLRIEKEKKKMEFRKMVNEKSKGISF